A genomic region of Catalinimonas niigatensis contains the following coding sequences:
- the rpoB gene encoding DNA-directed RNA polymerase subunit beta translates to MANLYKPTERVNFASIKTVLDYPDFLDVQVKSFKDFLQIETPAERRSNEGLFKVFAENFPISDSRENFVLEFIDYVIDPPKYSVDESIDRGLTFSVPLKAKLRLSCNDEDNEDFETIEQEVFLGNIPYMTEKGSFIINGAERVIVSQLHRSPGVFFAQSKHTNGTKLYSARIIPFKGSWIEFATDVNAVMYAYIDRKKKFPVTTLLRAIGYGSDKDILDLFGLSEEVKAEESSLKQYVGRKLAARVLRTWTEDFVDEDTGEVVSIDRNEVLLERDSILSEEDIDTIVESGTESIILHREDVNITDYSIIYNTLQKDNSNSEKEAVEQIYRQLRNTDAPDEQTARDIIQSLFFSDKRYDLGEVGRYRINKKLNLEIDSDVRVLTTEDIIKIVKYLIGLINSRAVVDDIDHLSNRRVRTVGEQLYSQFGVGLARMARTIKERMNVRDNEDFKPVDLINARTLSSVINSFFGTNQLSQFMDQTNPLAEVTHKRRMSALGPGGLSRERAGFEVRDVHYTHYGRLCTIETPEGPNIGLISSLCVHAKVNHMGFIETPYRKVDEGKVDMSGDVLYLTAEEEDTHNIAQANAPLQNNGKFINETVKARYEGDFPVVEPGQVTYMDVAPNQIVSVAASMIPFLEHDDANRALMGSNMQRQAVPLLNPEAPIVGTGLEARVALDSRSLVLAEENGVVEYVEGRKIVMRYDLTDEQRLVSFEGDLKTYYLTKFRRTNQDTCVNLKPIVLKGERVKKGQPLCEGYATENGELALGRNMMVAFMPWQGYNFEDAIVISEKVVRDDIFTSIHVEEFELEVRDTKRGEEELTSEIPNVSEEAVKNLDENGIIRVGADVKEGDILIGKITPKGETDPTPEEKLLRAIFGDKAGDVKDASLKASPSLRGVVIDTKLFSRPKKDKDLRAKAKKEVENLKVKYKKDLIGLRATMINKLVGLLEGKSSQGVKHKFGDEIISKGVKYSRANIENNLFPEKNIYRDESNYNVPEEANLISDLIIENWTEDEHANHLVFEMVKNYNQTRNELTAHFKRERFTLEVGDELPAGIVQLAKVYVAKKRKLKVGDKMAGRHGNKGVVAKIVREEDMPFMADGTPVDIVLNPLGVPSRMNLGQIYETVLGWAGLKLGRKYSTPIFDGATLDDVAKELKDAGLPEFGRTELYDGLSGEKFDQKVTVGVIYMLKLGHLVDDKMHARSIGPYSLITQQPLGGKAQFGGQRFGEMEVWALEAFGASHVLQEILTVKSDDVVGRAKAYEAIVKGENLPKPNIPESFNVLVHELRGLALEITLE, encoded by the coding sequence TTGGCTAATTTATATAAACCCACAGAACGCGTCAATTTTGCATCCATAAAAACTGTACTTGATTATCCTGATTTTCTGGATGTTCAGGTCAAGTCTTTTAAGGATTTCTTGCAGATAGAGACGCCCGCAGAAAGAAGAAGTAATGAGGGGCTGTTTAAAGTATTTGCTGAGAATTTCCCGATTTCGGATTCTCGTGAAAACTTTGTGCTGGAATTCATTGATTATGTCATTGACCCTCCTAAGTATTCTGTTGATGAAAGTATTGATAGAGGGCTGACATTTTCAGTTCCTTTAAAGGCAAAACTTCGCCTTTCCTGTAATGATGAGGATAACGAAGATTTTGAGACGATTGAGCAGGAAGTTTTCTTGGGAAATATTCCTTATATGACTGAAAAAGGCTCATTTATCATCAATGGAGCTGAAAGGGTCATCGTTTCACAATTACATAGGTCGCCCGGCGTATTTTTTGCACAAAGCAAACATACCAATGGTACTAAACTATATTCTGCAAGGATCATTCCGTTCAAAGGCTCGTGGATAGAGTTTGCAACGGATGTAAATGCAGTCATGTATGCTTACATTGATAGAAAGAAGAAGTTTCCGGTAACTACTCTCCTAAGAGCAATAGGCTACGGAAGTGATAAGGATATTTTGGATTTATTTGGGCTGTCAGAAGAAGTAAAAGCTGAAGAGTCTAGCCTAAAGCAGTACGTAGGAAGAAAGCTTGCTGCACGTGTACTTAGAACATGGACAGAAGACTTTGTAGATGAAGATACCGGAGAAGTAGTTTCTATTGATAGAAATGAAGTGCTTTTGGAAAGAGATTCCATACTCAGTGAGGAGGATATTGATACCATTGTAGAATCTGGTACCGAATCTATTATCCTACATAGAGAGGATGTCAACATCACTGATTATTCCATTATTTATAATACACTTCAGAAGGATAATTCTAACTCCGAGAAAGAAGCGGTTGAGCAGATATACCGTCAGCTGCGTAATACGGATGCACCCGATGAGCAAACTGCTCGTGACATCATCCAAAGCTTGTTCTTCAGTGATAAGCGTTATGATTTAGGTGAAGTTGGTCGTTATCGTATTAACAAAAAACTAAATCTGGAGATTGACTCTGATGTACGTGTGCTCACAACTGAGGATATCATCAAAATTGTAAAGTATCTTATTGGTCTGATCAACTCCCGTGCTGTAGTGGATGATATTGACCACCTGAGCAACAGAAGAGTGAGAACTGTAGGGGAGCAACTTTACAGCCAGTTTGGTGTAGGCCTTGCCCGTATGGCACGTACCATCAAAGAAAGGATGAATGTTCGTGATAATGAAGATTTCAAGCCTGTTGACCTGATCAATGCGCGTACACTTTCTTCTGTGATCAACTCATTCTTTGGAACCAACCAACTTTCTCAGTTTATGGATCAAACCAATCCATTGGCTGAGGTGACACATAAGCGTCGTATGTCTGCTTTAGGACCTGGTGGCTTGTCTAGAGAGAGAGCTGGATTTGAGGTGCGTGACGTACACTATACACACTACGGAAGGTTATGCACGATTGAAACACCTGAAGGACCCAATATTGGATTGATTTCTTCTCTTTGTGTACATGCTAAGGTGAATCATATGGGATTCATTGAAACCCCTTATCGTAAAGTAGATGAAGGCAAAGTGGATATGAGCGGTGATGTGCTTTATCTGACTGCAGAAGAAGAAGATACACATAATATTGCCCAAGCAAATGCTCCATTACAGAATAATGGTAAATTCATCAATGAGACGGTCAAGGCGCGTTACGAAGGTGACTTCCCAGTAGTTGAACCAGGTCAGGTAACTTATATGGACGTAGCACCTAACCAGATTGTATCAGTGGCAGCTTCTATGATTCCATTTCTGGAACATGATGATGCTAACCGTGCTTTGATGGGATCTAACATGCAACGTCAGGCAGTACCTCTGCTCAATCCTGAAGCTCCAATCGTGGGAACAGGCTTGGAAGCCAGGGTAGCTTTAGATTCCCGTTCATTGGTATTGGCTGAGGAAAATGGCGTAGTAGAATATGTAGAAGGCCGTAAGATCGTTATGCGATATGATCTTACTGACGAGCAGAGACTGGTAAGTTTTGAGGGAGACTTAAAGACTTATTACCTGACAAAATTCCGCAGAACCAATCAAGATACCTGCGTTAACCTGAAGCCTATTGTACTGAAAGGTGAAAGAGTGAAAAAAGGTCAACCACTCTGCGAAGGTTATGCTACCGAAAATGGAGAGTTAGCTTTGGGTAGAAATATGATGGTGGCTTTTATGCCTTGGCAGGGATATAACTTTGAGGATGCGATAGTAATTTCAGAGAAAGTAGTAAGAGATGATATCTTTACTTCTATTCACGTTGAAGAGTTTGAACTGGAAGTGAGAGATACCAAACGTGGAGAGGAAGAATTAACTTCTGAAATTCCGAACGTGAGCGAGGAAGCAGTCAAAAACCTGGATGAAAACGGTATTATCCGTGTGGGTGCTGATGTAAAAGAAGGAGATATCCTGATTGGTAAAATTACTCCTAAAGGAGAAACTGATCCTACACCAGAAGAAAAATTGCTAAGAGCTATTTTTGGTGACAAAGCAGGCGATGTTAAAGATGCTTCTCTAAAAGCTTCTCCTTCGTTGCGTGGAGTAGTCATTGACACTAAGCTCTTCTCTCGTCCTAAGAAAGACAAGGACCTTCGTGCTAAAGCGAAGAAAGAGGTTGAAAATCTTAAAGTAAAGTACAAGAAAGATCTAATAGGATTGAGAGCCACCATGATCAATAAATTGGTGGGTCTTCTGGAAGGAAAATCATCTCAGGGTGTCAAGCACAAATTTGGAGATGAGATTATTTCCAAAGGAGTGAAATATTCTAGGGCTAACATCGAGAATAATCTTTTCCCCGAAAAGAATATTTACAGAGATGAGAGTAACTACAACGTACCTGAAGAAGCGAATCTGATTTCGGATCTGATTATCGAGAACTGGACTGAAGATGAGCATGCGAATCATCTAGTGTTTGAAATGGTCAAAAATTATAATCAGACACGTAATGAGCTGACTGCGCATTTTAAGCGTGAACGCTTCACGCTTGAAGTAGGCGATGAACTTCCTGCGGGTATTGTCCAACTGGCTAAAGTATATGTCGCCAAAAAGCGTAAGCTGAAAGTAGGAGATAAAATGGCAGGTCGTCACGGAAACAAAGGTGTAGTTGCTAAAATTGTTCGTGAAGAAGATATGCCGTTTATGGCCGACGGAACACCAGTCGATATTGTATTAAACCCCTTAGGCGTGCCTTCACGTATGAACCTGGGACAGATTTATGAAACTGTATTAGGATGGGCAGGATTAAAGCTGGGAAGAAAATACAGTACACCTATCTTTGATGGCGCCACCCTGGATGATGTAGCCAAGGAACTTAAAGATGCTGGTCTCCCTGAATTTGGCCGTACCGAATTGTATGACGGGCTAAGCGGAGAAAAATTTGACCAGAAAGTAACGGTTGGTGTCATCTATATGTTGAAATTAGGACACTTGGTAGATGATAAGATGCACGCGCGTTCTATTGGACCATACTCTCTCATCACGCAGCAGCCCCTTGGTGGTAAAGCACAGTTTGGTGGGCAGCGTTTCGGTGAGATGGAGGTTTGGGCATTGGAAGCTTTCGGGGCTTCGCACGTACTCCAGGAAATTCTTACTGTCAAGTCTGATGATGTAGTAGGTAGAGCCAAGGCTTACGAAGCCATTGTAAAAGGTGAAAACCTGCCTAAGCCAAATATTCCTGAGTCTTTCAATGTACTGGTACATGAACTCAGAGGTCTGGCTTTAGAAATTACGCTTGAGTAA